ACCTTCGTCATCGGCGGGCCGGATGGCGACGCGGGCCTGACGGGGCGCAAGATCATCGTCGACACATATGGCGGGGCCGCGCCCCACGGTGGCGGCGCATTCTCGGGCAAGGATCCGACCAAGGTCGACCGCTCGGCGGCCTATGCGGCGCGATACCTGGCCAAGAACGTCGTGGCCGCCGGGCTGGCCACGCGCTGCACGCTGCAGCTGAGCTATGCGATCGGGGTGGCCAAGCCGCTTTCGATCTATGTCGATACCCACGGCACCGGCGAGACGCCCGAGGCCGAGATCGAGCGCGCCGTCGCATCCGTCATGGACCTGACGCCGCGCGGCATCCGCGAGCATCTGGGTCTCAACAAGCCGATCTACCAGCGGACGGCGGCCTATGGCCATTTCGGGCGTTCGCCCGATGCCGATGGTGGCTTTTCGTGGGAGCGGGTGGACCTGGCGGATGCGCTGAAGGGCGCGCTCTGACGCACGGACCCTTCGGGCCGGATCAGGTGGCGGGCGCCGCCTGATCCCCGGCCTGCCAGCGATGTAGCACGTCCGACCCGAGCGCGCGCACGTCCCGAAGCCGCAGGCGCGGCGCATCGGCCAGCGCGCTGAGGCCCATCGCCCCGAGCGCGGGCACGCCCTCGGCGCCGATCGCGGCGCCGGCGGTGTAGACGTCCAGCCGATCCACCAGCCCGGCCGCCAGGAGCGACGCGGCGAGGGAGCCGCCCCCCTCACAATAGACGCGCGTGAGCCCCCGGTCGCCCAGCACCCGCAGCGCCGTCTCCAGCTCGATCTGCCCGCCCGCGCCGGTGGGGCAGGGCAGAAGCGTCGCCCGATCCTCAAGCGCGCGCATCGCCTCGGCGGGGGCGGCCCCGTGCAACAGCCAGACCGGCGCCCCCGTCCCGTCGAAAAGCCGCGCGCCCGCGGGCAGTGACAGCCGCCGCGACAGCACCACGCGCACCGGTTGCGGCAGGGTCCCCATGCCGCGCACGTCGAGCCTCGGGTCGTCGGCGCGCACCGTTCCCGCACCCACCAGCACGGCGTCGTGACACGCGCGCTGGGCGTGGACATGGGCGCGGGCGACCGGCCCGGTGATCCACCGGCTCTCGCCGCTGGCCGTCGCGATCCGCCCGTCGAGCGTGGCCGCGAGCTTCAGCGTCACCATCGGGCGGCCCCGCCTGATCCGGCTGAGGAACCCGGCCTGCTGGGCGGCCGCCGCGGCTTCGCGCACCCCGAGCGTCACCGCGATCCCGGCCGCGCGCAGCCGCGCGATCCCGCCACCATCTACGCGCGGATCGGGATCCTGCTGGGCGATGACGACCCGCGCGATCCCGGCGGCGATCAGGGCCTCGGCGCAAGGCGGGGTTCGGCCATGATGGGCACAGGGTTCAAGCGTCACGTAAGCCGTGGCGCCCCGCGCTTCGTCCCCGGCCTGCGCCAGCGCGACGGTTTCGCCATGGGGCCGGCCGCCATCCGCAGTGACGCCCCGACCGACGACGCGGCCCCGGGCGACGATCACGCAGCCGACCGCCGGGTTCGGCCAGACGCGCCCGAGGCCCCGCGCGGCCAGGGCCAGCGCGGCGTCCATCCAGGCGGCGTCGCCCCTCATGCGTCGGTGTCGGGCGGGCGCAGCTTCTCGACGAAATCCTCGAAATCGTCGGCGGCCTGGAAATTCTTGTAGACGCTGGCGAAGCGCACATAGGCGACGGTGTCGATCCGGGCGAGGCTCTCCATCACGATCTCGCCGATGGATTTCGACGGGATATCCGTCTCGCCCATGCTTTCCAGCCGCCGCACGATCCCCGAGATCATCTGGTCAATCCGCTCGGGGTCGACCGGGCGCTTCTGCATCGAGATGCGGATCGAGCGCTCCAGCTTGTCGCGGTCGAACTCCTCGCGCTTGCCGTTGGTCTTGATGACCACGAGGTCGCGCAGTTGCACCCGCTCGTAGGTGGTGAACCGGCCGCCGCAGGCCGGGCAGAAGCGCCGCCGCCGGATGGCGACGTGATCCTCGGCCGGGCGGGAATCCTTCACCTGGGTGTCGACATTTCCGCAGAACGGGCAGCGCATGGGCGTCTCCTTCGGCGACCCCGAGATGTGGGGGGCGCGACCAGCATTGGATGCGGCGCCACTCTGCCCCCCCATCGGTTGTGAGGCAAGGCGTCAGTCTGCCCGGAAATGCAGCACGACTTCGCGCCGATGCGGCCGGTCGCGATGTTCCCAGAGATAGATCCCCTGCCATGTCCCGAGGCGCATCCGTCCCGCCGTGACCGGGATCTGGAGCGAGACCGGCAGGAGGGACGCCTTGATATGCCCCGGCATGTCGTCGGGCCCCTCGTAGGTATGGGTCAGGTCTGCCATCGCCGGGTCGGTGGTCGGTGGCACGGTCCGGTGCAGCCAGGTCTGGAGGTCGGTCTGCACCTCGGGGTCGGCATTCTCCTGGATGAGGATCGAGCAGGAGGTGTGTCGCACGAACAGGGTCAGGAGGCCGTCACGCTCCGGAAGCCAATCCGCCACGCGGTCGGTAAACTCGGTCAGCCCGGGACCGGTCGTGGCGATCGACAGCACGGTCTGCATCAGGCGGGCGCCAAGGTGCCGTGGTACCGGATGACGCGGCCGAGACCCGGGGCGCGGCCCGAGACATCGAACCGGACGCCGTCCCCCTCGACCGTTTCCATACCCCCGCCCCGCCCGGCGAGCCATGCCGGGGCGATGACCGCCCCGAGGCCCGCGCCGACGATCCGGAGGTGCAGCCCGCCGGGGACGGGTTCGGGCCGCATCCGGACGCGGAGCGCCCCGATCCGTTCGAGCACGGTGCCGTCGGGCCCGGGGCCGAGATACGACCGAAAGACGTGGGGCCCGAAGCGCCGCGTCCAGACCTCGCCCGTCCCGTCCGGTTGGATCTCGAGGCTGAACGGGACGGTGCCGGCCTCGGACGGCAGGCCGATCGCTAAGGCCAGGCGCCGGGCGACCGCGCGCCCCGTCTCGACCGTTACCGTCCCGCGCCAGAGCCCGCCCGCGCCGTGCAGCGCGCGCAGTGGCGCCGGCAGACCGTCGAAGGCCGGTCCCATCCCGCGCGCGATCAACCCCGTCACGCGGCCCGGTCCAGGTCGAGGAACCGCGCGCGGACATCGGGCGCCGGGATCATGCACAGGTCCGTCCGTCCGAAGATGCGATACCGGTTGCGGGCGATCGCGTGGTAGAGCCCAGATCTCAGCGGCTCGGGCACGAAGCGCGCCGCCGCCAGCGCCCGCCACGGCCCGCCGAGCGCCGACATCGCGGCCGCGAAGGCGTCGAGGCGCTCGTGGATGCGCCCGTCCACGATCACGAGGTTCGTCTCGAAGGCGTCGGTCGGCAGCCCGAGGTCGCGGTAGAGCGCCTGCCCCAGCGCCGACTGCGCCGTCACGAAGTGGAAGCGCCCCGCCGCATCGTGACGCAGCACGAAGCGGAAGAACCCCGAGCAGAGCACGCAGACCCCGTCGAAGACGACCACGTCGCGGTCGCCGAGCGCCGCGCGCACCGGGGCGGAGAGGATTTGGACGTCGCGGGTCACGGAGGGCGAGCCTAGGCATCGGCGGAGCCAGGGTCCAGAACCCTCCGCCATGCCGGGCGCGTTGACGCAGCGCGGGCGAGGGCGCAGGCTGACGGCCTCCAAGAAACAAAGGACGAGTCCCATGAGCATCGCACGCGTGACCGAGATTTCCGCCACCTCCGACGTCAGCTTCGACGACGCCGTCGCCCAAGGCGTCGCCCGCGCCAACGAGACGCTGCGCAACGTGCAAAGTGCGTGGGTGAAAGAACAATATGTCCGGGTATCCGATGGCAAGGTCGATCACTACCAGGTCAACATGATGGTGACCTTCATCCTCGAGGACTGATCGTCGCAGGTCGCGCGGGCCGGGGAACCGATCCCCCGGCCCGACGGGTTGCACCCCTGACGATCGCGGCCGTGCTGGCCGTATCGAAGGGAGGACGACCATGCGGACGACCCGAACCGGCCCCACCCGCCCCAATTCCGATGACGCGCGGCCGGTCCCGGCCGAGAGCGATATCGGTACGACCTACGACCCCAATTCGGTAACCAAAGGCGCGGCGGGCGCGCCCGCGAACCGGCAATCGCCGCAGCCCGACGACGGCCCGACGACCCGGCCCGATCCCGATCCGGGTGCGCGGACGGACCCGGCCTACAAACCCGACCGCACGCCGGACCGTCGTCATGTCGGGACGCCGGATCGCTAGGGGCGCGGCCGGGGTCTAGCCCTTCGCGCGCGCCGTCTCGGTCGGTCGCTTGCCATCCGGTCGCGCGAAGATCGTATGGAAGCTTTCCCGCAGCGCGGTCATCACGGTCTGCACGCGGCGCAGTTCCACGGTGTCGGGATGAGCGTGGAGATACATCACAC
This portion of the uncultured Jannaschia sp. genome encodes:
- the ribD gene encoding bifunctional diaminohydroxyphosphoribosylaminopyrimidine deaminase/5-amino-6-(5-phosphoribosylamino)uracil reductase RibD; the encoded protein is MRGDAAWMDAALALAARGLGRVWPNPAVGCVIVARGRVVGRGVTADGGRPHGETVALAQAGDEARGATAYVTLEPCAHHGRTPPCAEALIAAGIARVVIAQQDPDPRVDGGGIARLRAAGIAVTLGVREAAAAAQQAGFLSRIRRGRPMVTLKLAATLDGRIATASGESRWITGPVARAHVHAQRACHDAVLVGAGTVRADDPRLDVRGMGTLPQPVRVVLSRRLSLPAGARLFDGTGAPVWLLHGAAPAEAMRALEDRATLLPCPTGAGGQIELETALRVLGDRGLTRVYCEGGGSLAASLLAAGLVDRLDVYTAGAAIGAEGVPALGAMGLSALADAPRLRLRDVRALGSDVLHRWQAGDQAAPAT
- the nrdR gene encoding transcriptional regulator NrdR, which codes for MRCPFCGNVDTQVKDSRPAEDHVAIRRRRFCPACGGRFTTYERVQLRDLVVIKTNGKREEFDRDKLERSIRISMQKRPVDPERIDQMISGIVRRLESMGETDIPSKSIGEIVMESLARIDTVAYVRFASVYKNFQAADDFEDFVEKLRPPDTDA
- a CDS encoding DUF4166 domain-containing protein, translating into MTGLIARGMGPAFDGLPAPLRALHGAGGLWRGTVTVETGRAVARRLALAIGLPSEAGTVPFSLEIQPDGTGEVWTRRFGPHVFRSYLGPGPDGTVLERIGALRVRMRPEPVPGGLHLRIVGAGLGAVIAPAWLAGRGGGMETVEGDGVRFDVSGRAPGLGRVIRYHGTLAPA
- a CDS encoding dodecin family protein, with protein sequence MSIARVTEISATSDVSFDDAVAQGVARANETLRNVQSAWVKEQYVRVSDGKVDHYQVNMMVTFILED
- a CDS encoding secondary thiamine-phosphate synthase enzyme YjbQ, with product MQTVLSIATTGPGLTEFTDRVADWLPERDGLLTLFVRHTSCSILIQENADPEVQTDLQTWLHRTVPPTTDPAMADLTHTYEGPDDMPGHIKASLLPVSLQIPVTAGRMRLGTWQGIYLWEHRDRPHRREVVLHFRAD
- a CDS encoding thiol-disulfide oxidoreductase DCC family protein, yielding MTRDVQILSAPVRAALGDRDVVVFDGVCVLCSGFFRFVLRHDAAGRFHFVTAQSALGQALYRDLGLPTDAFETNLVIVDGRIHERLDAFAAAMSALGGPWRALAAARFVPEPLRSGLYHAIARNRYRIFGRTDLCMIPAPDVRARFLDLDRAA